The following proteins are encoded in a genomic region of Tenacibaculum sp. 190524A05c:
- a CDS encoding Bax inhibitor-1/YccA family protein, with amino-acid sequence MSIFGLRTSNPAFNRYFWRKQKTYSKSKMSISGIIFKSFAMLTLVGITATYTWRLFFAGVEVKWYTTIGMFVAIVCSLFISFKHSSAKYLLPIYAVAKGFFLGGISAYAHNRFPNLPFQAIAVTITTFFVMLFLYRLKLIRVTREFRAIVITASATIFLFYFIGWVLWFLKIDVPILWGTSWFAIGFNIVAAIIASFSLLLDFYYIDRQVGRYPKEREWLATWGLLITLIWLYVEVLRLMRKLAIRF; translated from the coding sequence ATGTCAATTTTTGGTTTACGTACTTCAAACCCAGCTTTTAATCGTTATTTCTGGCGAAAGCAAAAAACGTATTCTAAAAGCAAAATGAGCATCTCAGGAATTATATTCAAATCTTTCGCAATGCTCACTTTGGTCGGAATTACAGCGACGTATACTTGGAGACTTTTTTTCGCTGGAGTTGAAGTTAAATGGTATACTACTATCGGAATGTTTGTTGCTATTGTATGCAGCTTGTTTATTTCCTTTAAACACAGTTCAGCAAAATATCTACTTCCAATTTATGCGGTTGCTAAAGGATTTTTCTTAGGAGGAATAAGTGCGTATGCCCATAATCGTTTTCCAAATTTACCTTTTCAAGCCATTGCAGTAACTATAACCACTTTTTTTGTGATGTTGTTTTTGTACCGTTTAAAGCTCATTCGAGTTACTCGAGAGTTCAGAGCAATTGTAATTACAGCTTCAGCTACTATTTTTCTTTTTTATTTTATCGGATGGGTTTTATGGTTTTTAAAAATAGATGTTCCAATACTTTGGGGAACTTCTTGGTTTGCCATTGGATTTAATATTGTTGCGGCCATTATAGCTTCTTTTTCCTTATTACTTGACTTTTATTATATCGATAGACAAGTTGGAAGATATCCGAAAGAAAGAGAATGGTTAGCCACTTGGGGATTGCTTATTACTTTAATTTGGTTATACGTAGAAGTTTTACGTTTAATGCGAAAATTGGCGATACGGTTTTAA
- a CDS encoding AraC family transcriptional regulator — protein sequence MKALPFKIPKPKNLGVIYQEDRTPIFYGNFHEHEEIQISCIVHGKGTLVVGDTIHRYSENDVFVIGSNLPHVFKSDGNEEDSDSFMISLFFTERSFGSDFFELDDFKELNHFFENASNGFKVLNSYNLVPTFLQLQKASNLERFISFFEIIKQLNSIETLPLAKFIAKKKLSDDSGKRMQTIMSYTMNNFESEISLDAIAEKANMTKNAFCRYFKQRTNKTYFTFLNELRVENACKLLVSNKEISVKEVAYKCGYNSLSNFNRKFLAIKETTPLKYRNAVLQSL from the coding sequence ATGAAAGCATTACCTTTTAAAATACCAAAACCAAAAAATTTAGGTGTAATTTATCAAGAAGATAGAACCCCTATTTTCTACGGTAATTTTCATGAACATGAAGAAATTCAGATTTCATGTATTGTACATGGTAAAGGCACTTTAGTTGTAGGTGATACTATTCATAGATATTCTGAAAATGATGTATTTGTTATCGGGAGCAACTTACCCCATGTATTTAAAAGCGATGGAAATGAGGAAGACTCTGATTCGTTTATGATTTCATTATTTTTCACAGAGCGTTCATTCGGATCTGATTTTTTCGAGTTGGATGATTTTAAAGAATTGAATCATTTCTTTGAAAATGCTTCCAATGGTTTTAAAGTACTAAATTCCTACAATTTGGTTCCGACTTTTTTACAATTACAAAAGGCTTCTAATCTTGAACGATTTATCAGTTTTTTTGAAATTATCAAACAGTTGAACTCTATTGAAACATTGCCTCTTGCCAAGTTTATTGCAAAGAAAAAACTTAGTGATGATAGTGGAAAACGAATGCAAACCATAATGAGTTATACTATGAATAACTTTGAATCTGAGATAAGTTTAGATGCTATAGCTGAAAAAGCCAACATGACCAAAAATGCGTTCTGCCGATACTTTAAACAACGAACCAATAAAACTTATTTTACTTTTTTGAATGAACTCCGAGTAGAAAATGCTTGTAAATTATTGGTTTCAAATAAAGAAATCTCTGTTAAGGAAGTTGCTTACAAATGCGGATATAACAGCTTATCTAATTTTAACAGAAAGTTTTTAGCCATAAAAGAAACCACACCTTTGAAATACAGAAATGCAGTTTTACAAAGCCTTTAA
- a CDS encoding DUF4230 domain-containing protein gives MELLFLGLAFGAVVSYFIFSKFNTVRTKGLAQSQSVILLDKIKKVTKLITVEGEFAEIYHHEDKQNKLLGLVSSKKKAIILINAKTHIGFDFRKIKMEADTKNKTIKLSNFPEPEVLSIEPNIRFYDIQDGFLNKFSSEDLTQVNQAAKEHVLQKIPESNLMQAANHEALEAIALMKNLIETIGWELDYSSLELPSGNINLLE, from the coding sequence ATGGAATTATTGTTTTTAGGATTGGCATTCGGAGCGGTGGTGTCGTATTTTATTTTTTCGAAATTTAATACTGTTAGAACGAAAGGTTTAGCTCAAAGTCAGTCAGTTATACTTTTAGATAAAATAAAAAAAGTAACAAAGTTAATTACTGTAGAAGGAGAATTTGCTGAAATATATCATCATGAAGATAAGCAGAATAAGCTTTTAGGATTAGTATCTAGCAAGAAGAAAGCTATAATTTTGATAAATGCGAAAACTCATATTGGTTTTGATTTTAGAAAAATTAAAATGGAAGCTGATACGAAGAATAAAACAATCAAATTATCTAATTTTCCAGAACCAGAAGTTCTTTCTATTGAACCAAATATTCGGTTTTATGACATCCAAGATGGTTTTTTAAATAAGTTTTCTTCGGAAGATTTAACACAGGTAAATCAAGCAGCTAAAGAACATGTATTGCAAAAAATACCTGAAAGTAACTTAATGCAGGCAGCAAATCATGAAGCATTAGAAGCTATTGCTTTAATGAAGAACTTAATTGAAACTATTGGTTGGGAATTAGACTATTCTTCTTTAGAATTACCTAGCGGAAATATAAACCTACTAGAATAA
- a CDS encoding Crp/Fnr family transcriptional regulator, which translates to MDIISLLIEKIDQQNLWEKEIILKRNEYLKVKGTIDTNLYYVKSGSLRIFLVEEQEEQTIRFGYKNNLIASLDSFLNDQPSDFYIQALKQTTVKQLSKKEYLNFIESSPENKKIWNEILKNFVLQQMERERDILTISPVERYRRVLKRSPQLFQEIPNKYIASYLRMTPETLSRIKKS; encoded by the coding sequence ATGGATATAATTTCTTTATTAATAGAAAAAATAGATCAACAAAATCTTTGGGAAAAGGAAATTATATTGAAGCGTAATGAGTATTTAAAAGTAAAAGGTACAATTGATACCAACTTATATTATGTGAAAAGTGGAAGCCTGCGAATTTTTCTAGTAGAGGAGCAGGAGGAGCAAACAATAAGATTTGGATATAAGAATAATTTAATAGCTTCTTTAGATTCTTTTTTAAATGATCAACCTTCGGATTTCTATATTCAAGCACTAAAACAAACAACAGTAAAGCAACTTTCTAAAAAAGAGTATTTGAATTTCATAGAATCTTCTCCAGAAAACAAGAAAATTTGGAATGAAATTTTAAAGAATTTTGTACTGCAACAAATGGAAAGGGAAAGAGATATTTTAACAATATCTCCTGTAGAAAGATATCGCAGAGTTTTAAAAAGAAGTCCACAACTATTTCAAGAAATACCGAATAAATATATCGCATCTTATTTAAGAATGACTCCCGAGACTTTATCCAGAATTAAAAAATCTTAA
- a CDS encoding MmcQ/YjbR family DNA-binding protein yields the protein MHVEQLRDYCIAKKGVTEHFPFDEVTLVFKVMGKMFALTGLDRWEKGEEKINLKCDPDKSEELRAEYESINPGFHMNKKHWNTITLNLDVPDSLVRELIDHSYDLVVKGLTKKLKEELKSL from the coding sequence ATGCACGTAGAACAGTTAAGAGATTATTGTATCGCAAAGAAAGGAGTAACGGAACACTTTCCTTTTGATGAAGTAACTTTAGTGTTTAAAGTTATGGGAAAAATGTTTGCTTTAACTGGTTTAGATCGATGGGAAAAAGGAGAAGAAAAAATCAATTTAAAATGTGATCCTGATAAGTCTGAGGAACTAAGAGCTGAATATGAAAGTATAAACCCAGGATTCCATATGAATAAAAAACACTGGAATACAATTACTTTAAATCTAGATGTTCCAGATAGTCTTGTTAGAGAGTTAATTGATCATTCTTATGATTTAGTCGTAAAAGGATTGACCAAAAAATTGAAGGAAGAATTAAAATCACTTTAA
- a CDS encoding dihydrodipicolinate synthase family protein produces the protein MAIEWKGVMPAVTTKFTSEDKLDLSIFELNINAQLDAGVHGIVLGGTLGEASTLSDEEKRELTRTTVQIVDSKVPVLINIAEQTTKNAVLAAQKAEEDGAKGLMMLPPMRYKADGRETVEYFKTVANNTSLPIMVYNNPVDYGIEVTLDMFDELLKCKNIEAVKESTRDISNVTRIKNQFGDRLKIMTGVDTLALESLLMGADGWIAGLVCAFPRETVAIYELQKAGKIKEALEIYRWFLPLLELDINSKLVQNIKLAEVATGIGTENVRAPRLPLVGEERERVLSIIEKGLQNRPTLPNYKSL, from the coding sequence ATGGCAATAGAATGGAAAGGAGTTATGCCAGCCGTAACTACTAAATTTACATCAGAAGATAAACTTGATTTATCAATTTTTGAATTAAATATAAACGCACAGTTGGATGCTGGTGTTCATGGAATTGTACTTGGAGGGACTTTAGGAGAAGCAAGTACATTATCAGATGAAGAGAAAAGAGAGTTAACAAGAACAACTGTTCAAATAGTAGACAGTAAGGTTCCTGTGTTGATTAATATTGCTGAGCAAACCACTAAAAACGCCGTTTTAGCAGCTCAAAAGGCAGAGGAAGATGGAGCTAAAGGTTTAATGATGTTACCTCCGATGCGATATAAAGCAGATGGTAGAGAAACTGTTGAATATTTTAAAACTGTAGCTAATAATACTTCATTGCCAATTATGGTTTATAACAATCCTGTAGATTATGGAATAGAAGTAACTTTAGATATGTTTGATGAGTTATTAAAGTGTAAAAATATTGAAGCTGTTAAAGAATCAACAAGAGATATTTCTAACGTAACTCGTATTAAAAACCAATTTGGAGATCGTTTAAAGATTATGACTGGTGTTGATACTTTAGCTTTAGAGAGTTTATTGATGGGAGCTGATGGATGGATTGCAGGATTAGTTTGTGCTTTTCCTAGAGAAACAGTAGCAATCTACGAATTGCAGAAAGCTGGGAAGATTAAAGAAGCACTTGAAATTTATCGCTGGTTTTTACCATTGTTAGAGTTAGATATTAATTCTAAATTAGTTCAGAATATAAAACTAGCCGAAGTCGCTACAGGAATTGGAACTGAAAATGTTAGAGCTCCAAGATTACCTTTAGTAGGAGAAGAACGAGAGCGAGTTTTATCAATTATTGAAAAAGGTTTACAAAACAGACCAACACTACCAAATTATAAAAGCTTGTAA
- a CDS encoding YbhB/YbcL family Raf kinase inhibitor-like protein, giving the protein MKKLFILSSFLILTSLNSFGQKTFTLTSKTLSGQATLKEEFNGFGCVGENTSPELSWKNVPEGTKSFAITMYDPDAPTGSGWWHWLVFDIPSNMNQLKENAGNINLNLLPKGVIQSITDYGVKGFGGPCPPKGHGIHQYVITVYALKTEKLGLTAETNPAVVGYYLGNNTIAKASIVAYYQRK; this is encoded by the coding sequence ATGAAAAAATTATTCATTCTATCAAGCTTCTTAATTTTAACGTCACTTAACTCATTTGGTCAAAAGACATTTACCTTAACAAGCAAAACGTTATCCGGTCAAGCTACATTAAAAGAAGAATTTAATGGATTTGGTTGTGTAGGAGAAAATACATCACCAGAACTTTCTTGGAAAAATGTTCCTGAAGGAACAAAAAGTTTCGCTATTACTATGTATGATCCTGATGCTCCAACTGGAAGTGGATGGTGGCATTGGTTAGTGTTTGACATTCCTTCTAACATGAATCAACTTAAAGAAAATGCAGGAAACATAAATCTGAATTTACTTCCTAAAGGAGTAATTCAAAGTATTACTGATTACGGGGTAAAAGGTTTTGGTGGACCATGTCCTCCAAAAGGTCATGGAATACATCAATATGTAATTACAGTTTACGCATTGAAAACTGAAAAACTGGGATTAACAGCAGAAACAAATCCAGCCGTTGTAGGTTACTATTTAGGAAACAACACTATTGCAAAAGCTAGTATTGTAGCTTACTATCAAAGAAAATAG
- the ruvC gene encoding crossover junction endodeoxyribonuclease RuvC: protein MKTEKIILGIDPGTTIMGFGIIKVIGKKMEFVQMNELILKKYDDHYLKLKLIFERTIELIDTYKPDEIALEAPFFGKNVQSMLKLGRAQGVAMAAGLSREIPVTEYAPLKIKMAITGNGKASKEQVAMMLKSLLNLKELPKNLDATDGLAAAVCHFYNSGTKVGGKNYTGWAAFVKQNPSKLNKK, encoded by the coding sequence TTGAAGACAGAGAAAATCATATTAGGTATTGATCCCGGAACAACTATCATGGGATTCGGAATTATAAAAGTTATTGGTAAAAAGATGGAGTTTGTTCAAATGAATGAATTGATCTTAAAAAAATATGATGATCATTACTTGAAGTTAAAACTCATTTTTGAGCGTACAATTGAGTTGATAGATACCTACAAACCTGATGAAATTGCTTTAGAAGCTCCCTTTTTTGGAAAAAACGTACAGTCGATGTTAAAGTTGGGACGTGCACAAGGAGTGGCGATGGCAGCGGGATTATCAAGAGAAATTCCAGTTACAGAATATGCGCCATTAAAAATTAAAATGGCAATTACTGGAAATGGTAAAGCAAGTAAAGAGCAAGTAGCTATGATGCTCAAATCGCTATTAAATTTAAAAGAATTACCTAAGAATTTGGATGCTACAGATGGCTTGGCTGCTGCGGTTTGTCATTTTTATAATTCGGGCACTAAAGTTGGTGGTAAAAACTATACAGGTTGGGCAGCATTTGTAAAGCAAAATCCAAGTAAACTGAATAAAAAATAG
- a CDS encoding DinB family protein, whose protein sequence is MELTSAQLLNDLRIITERNLKFVEDFKNESQNNLNWRKSSDSWSVLECVEHLNRYGDFYIPEISMRIEKSKYKNSKVFKSNWLGRYFSKMVSYREELNNMKTFKSMNPLHSNLNKETLEKFIDQQHQIMELLVRSETIDLDKTKTAISISKIIKLKLGDTFRVLIYHNERHVQQAKKVLELCLNNN, encoded by the coding sequence ATGGAGTTAACATCGGCACAATTATTAAATGACTTACGTATAATTACAGAAAGAAATCTGAAATTTGTAGAAGACTTTAAAAATGAATCCCAAAATAATTTAAACTGGAGAAAAAGTTCTGACAGCTGGAGTGTTTTGGAATGCGTTGAACATTTAAATAGATATGGAGATTTTTATATTCCGGAGATAAGTATGAGAATAGAAAAATCAAAGTATAAAAACTCTAAAGTTTTTAAAAGTAATTGGTTGGGACGATATTTTAGTAAAATGGTTTCATACAGAGAGGAGTTAAATAATATGAAAACATTTAAATCGATGAACCCATTACATTCAAATCTAAATAAAGAGACTCTTGAAAAGTTTATCGATCAGCAACATCAAATAATGGAATTGTTAGTGCGATCAGAAACAATAGACTTAGACAAAACAAAAACAGCTATCTCTATTTCGAAAATTATTAAATTAAAATTAGGAGATACATTTAGGGTTCTCATCTATCACAATGAAAGACATGTACAACAGGCTAAAAAAGTTTTAGAGTTGTGTCTTAACAACAATTAA
- the hemW gene encoding radical SAM family heme chaperone HemW, protein MSGIYIHIPFCKQACYYCDFHFSTSLKRKDDMMEALISELELRKDEFSNEEVATIYFGGGTPSVLSSEEIKLLIDNVDQNYKVIQDPEITLEANPDDLSEEKIIELSNSPVNRLSIGIQSFFERDLKLMNRAHNAEEAKKCLSVATRYFDNISVDLIYGIPNTTNDEWRENIETALSFGVPHISSYALTVEPKTALQSFIEKGIIDDVNDELAQEQFLILVDELDKAGFIHYELSNFGKEHFFSKNNSAYWQGKKYLGIGPSAHSFNGKERSWNIANNAIYIKKIKEKELPCEIEELSVTDRYNEYVMTGLRTVWGVDFKRIEQEFGNQYLQYLKMQAEKFILQDLLYIENDTLKTTRKGKFLTDGIASDLFKLNLS, encoded by the coding sequence TTGTCCGGAATTTACATTCACATACCGTTTTGTAAGCAAGCCTGTTATTATTGCGATTTTCATTTTTCAACTTCTCTGAAAAGAAAAGATGATATGATGGAAGCGTTGATCTCAGAACTTGAATTAAGAAAAGATGAATTCAGTAATGAAGAAGTAGCTACGATTTATTTTGGAGGAGGAACACCAAGTGTTTTGTCTTCAGAGGAAATTAAATTGTTGATTGATAATGTAGATCAAAATTATAAAGTAATCCAAGATCCGGAGATTACATTAGAGGCAAATCCAGACGATTTATCAGAAGAGAAAATTATTGAGTTATCAAATTCTCCTGTAAATCGATTAAGTATTGGAATTCAATCGTTTTTTGAAAGAGATTTAAAACTGATGAATCGAGCTCATAATGCCGAAGAAGCCAAAAAATGTTTGTCTGTAGCGACTCGCTACTTTGATAATATTTCAGTCGATTTAATTTACGGTATACCGAATACAACAAATGATGAATGGAGAGAAAATATTGAAACAGCTTTGTCTTTCGGAGTACCTCATATTTCGAGCTATGCATTAACTGTAGAACCGAAAACTGCACTTCAAAGTTTTATTGAAAAAGGCATTATTGACGATGTGAATGATGAGTTAGCACAGGAACAATTTCTAATTTTAGTTGATGAGCTAGATAAAGCAGGATTTATTCATTATGAACTTTCTAACTTTGGAAAAGAACACTTTTTTAGTAAAAACAATTCGGCATATTGGCAAGGAAAAAAATACTTAGGCATTGGTCCATCAGCACACTCTTTCAATGGAAAAGAGCGCAGTTGGAATATTGCTAATAATGCCATTTATATCAAGAAAATAAAAGAGAAAGAATTGCCTTGTGAAATTGAAGAGCTATCTGTTACAGATCGTTATAATGAGTATGTAATGACAGGTCTACGAACTGTTTGGGGAGTTGATTTTAAAAGGATAGAACAAGAATTCGGAAATCAATATTTACAGTATTTGAAGATGCAGGCAGAGAAATTTATTCTTCAAGATTTATTGTATATTGAAAACGATACGTTGAAAACCACTAGAAAAGGAAAGTTTTTAACTGACGGAATTGCTTCCGATTTATTTAAACTGAATTTATCTTGA
- a CDS encoding cyclase family protein, with amino-acid sequence MIAEIKHNSKKYKIDLSKPIDISIPIDIQTQNVNAWYLDDPKIFPEQFDEQIISVSEGAAVNFNSIQFNPHSHITHTECVGHITKEVHSINKNLSQFFFFAEVITVAPESKDGDEVISKKQLQLALGNKKRDAIVIRTLPNVKDKKGRRYSNTNPPYLLEEAAIYLREKGIQHLLIDLPSVDREKDEGLLLSHNAFWNTKGEIRLDATITEFIYVPNSVKDGTYFLNLMIAPFENDATPSKPILYALE; translated from the coding sequence TTGATCGCAGAAATAAAACACAACTCAAAGAAATATAAAATTGATTTAAGTAAACCAATTGATATTTCGATTCCGATTGATATTCAAACTCAAAATGTAAATGCTTGGTATTTAGATGATCCTAAAATATTTCCAGAGCAATTTGATGAGCAAATTATTAGTGTTTCTGAAGGTGCTGCGGTCAATTTTAATAGCATTCAATTCAATCCACATTCTCATATTACACATACAGAATGTGTTGGTCATATCACAAAAGAAGTACATTCTATAAATAAGAATTTGTCTCAGTTTTTCTTTTTTGCAGAAGTAATTACAGTTGCTCCGGAATCGAAAGATGGAGATGAGGTGATATCAAAAAAGCAATTGCAACTTGCATTAGGAAATAAAAAAAGAGATGCTATCGTAATTAGAACACTTCCTAATGTAAAAGATAAAAAAGGAAGGCGATATTCAAATACCAATCCACCATATCTATTGGAAGAAGCAGCCATTTATTTAAGAGAAAAAGGAATACAACACTTACTTATCGATTTACCTTCTGTAGACAGAGAAAAAGATGAAGGATTATTGTTGTCTCATAACGCATTTTGGAACACTAAAGGTGAAATAAGGTTAGATGCTACCATTACAGAATTTATTTATGTTCCAAATTCTGTAAAAGATGGTACGTACTTTTTAAACTTGATGATAGCACCATTTGAAAATGATGCTACACCAAGTAAACCTATTTTATATGCATTAGAATAG
- a CDS encoding AraC family transcriptional regulator → MEIINLPKDLSLKNDLFAVYDYTTSKESLKQMVTLQKNTFSFLINGSKEVFSNKKNVSIQNDYFLLMKKGRCLMTEKIISSDSDTYRSILFFFSNETILNFIKNKKISFNKNPELKSSVFSFSYDAFIKSFVSSLIEISKLSSDLQSSLLVSKFDELLTYLITVNGSDFIDSLLYELHNQNQHFIEVIETNKLNKLTLKELSFLSNMSLSSFKREFQKHFQTSPSKWFLEQRLEHSAILLQDKSVRPTDIFEEIGYENLSNFIQAFKLKFGMTPKQYQSS, encoded by the coding sequence ATGGAAATAATAAACCTACCTAAAGATTTATCGCTCAAAAATGATTTGTTCGCGGTTTACGACTATACTACTTCAAAAGAAAGTTTGAAGCAGATGGTTACGCTTCAAAAGAATACTTTCAGTTTTTTGATAAACGGTTCTAAGGAAGTGTTTTCGAATAAAAAAAACGTCTCGATTCAGAATGATTATTTTCTTTTGATGAAAAAAGGACGTTGCTTGATGACGGAAAAAATAATAAGTTCCGATAGTGATACTTACAGAAGTATTCTTTTCTTCTTTAGTAATGAAACTATTTTAAATTTTATTAAAAATAAAAAGATCTCTTTTAATAAAAACCCTGAACTTAAATCTTCCGTCTTTTCATTTAGTTATGACGCTTTTATCAAATCTTTTGTAAGCAGTTTAATCGAAATTTCAAAGTTGAGTTCTGATCTTCAATCCTCTCTCCTTGTTTCAAAATTTGATGAATTGCTCACCTATCTCATTACGGTTAATGGTTCAGATTTTATTGATTCTCTGCTGTATGAACTTCATAATCAAAACCAACATTTTATTGAGGTAATTGAAACTAACAAACTGAACAAATTAACGTTGAAAGAACTCTCTTTTTTGTCAAACATGAGTTTATCGAGTTTCAAAAGAGAATTCCAAAAACACTTTCAGACTTCGCCTAGTAAATGGTTTTTAGAACAACGATTAGAACATTCAGCTATTCTTCTACAAGACAAGTCAGTGCGACCAACAGATATTTTTGAGGAAATTGGATATGAAAATCTTTCAAACTTTATACAAGCGTTTAAACTGAAGTTTGGGATGACACCAAAACAGTATCAATCAAGTTGA